The Longimicrobiaceae bacterium genome has a segment encoding these proteins:
- a CDS encoding BON domain-containing protein yields MSDFGSMIDPEGMTDDEIYDLVMQHLREYPTLDAGYIELSVRDGHVTLGGRVGTDGQAQVAENAIVEVLGISDFTSELIVDQQLEGDMPEAIDDALAYEDSLGTELGVSNDSQSDTAAHLVEDDEVEAYGTHDMQRAIESGAAYDPPDHLSPDGYDSRERH; encoded by the coding sequence ATGTCCGACTTCGGCAGCATGATCGACCCCGAGGGCATGACCGACGACGAGATCTACGACCTGGTCATGCAGCACCTGCGGGAATATCCCACCCTCGACGCCGGATACATCGAGCTTTCGGTGCGCGACGGCCACGTGACGCTGGGCGGCCGGGTGGGCACCGACGGGCAGGCGCAGGTCGCCGAGAACGCCATCGTGGAGGTGCTGGGCATCAGCGACTTCACCAGCGAGCTGATCGTGGACCAGCAGCTCGAGGGCGACATGCCCGAGGCCATCGACGACGCGCTGGCGTACGAGGATTCGCTGGGCACCGAGCTGGGCGTGAGCAACGACTCGCAGTCCGACACGGCGGCGCACCTGGTGGAGGACGACGAGGTGGAGGCGTACGGCACGCACGACATGCAGCGCGCCATCGAGAGCGGCGCCGCGTACGACCCGCCGGACCACCTCTCCCCGGACGGCTACGACTCCCGCGAGCGCCACTGA
- a CDS encoding molybdenum cofactor guanylyltransferase, with product MASGGDDSADAGRGAGPLGVILAGGASRRFGSSKALAEVGGVVIVERVRRALAQVADTVVLVANEPEPFAHLHLPARPDWRPGEGPLAGVQTALRWAVDAGRPGALCVACDLPFVPPALLAHLAEIAYATGADVVIPESEGRRGIEPLCAYYSAACLPTVDDMLSGDERRLLALLDRVRTVRVPADEVRTFGAPDVIFLNVNTPADHARARKIASRMDDADA from the coding sequence ATGGCTTCGGGCGGCGACGATTCGGCGGATGCGGGGCGCGGCGCTGGGCCCCTCGGCGTGATCCTGGCAGGGGGGGCGAGCCGCCGCTTCGGATCGTCCAAGGCGCTGGCGGAGGTCGGCGGCGTGGTGATCGTGGAGCGCGTCCGGCGCGCGCTGGCGCAGGTGGCGGACACCGTCGTGCTCGTCGCGAACGAGCCGGAGCCTTTCGCGCATCTCCATCTCCCCGCCCGGCCCGACTGGCGGCCCGGCGAGGGACCGCTCGCGGGCGTGCAGACGGCGCTGCGCTGGGCGGTGGATGCGGGGCGGCCCGGAGCGCTGTGCGTCGCCTGCGACCTGCCGTTCGTTCCCCCCGCTCTTCTCGCGCACCTCGCGGAGATCGCTTACGCGACGGGGGCGGACGTCGTAATCCCGGAGAGCGAGGGGCGGCGCGGGATCGAGCCGCTGTGCGCATACTACTCGGCCGCGTGCCTTCCGACCGTGGACGACATGCTTTCGGGAGATGAGCGGCGGCTGCTCGCGCTCCTCGACCGCGTGCGGACCGTGCGCGTCCCGGCGGACGAGGTGCGCACGTTCGGCGCGCCGGACGTCATCTTCCTCAACGTGAACACGCCCGCGGACCACGCGCGAGCCCGAAAGATCGCCAGCCGCATGGACGATGCAGATGCATGA
- a CDS encoding BON domain-containing protein gives MLRYDESYGPPPRPRMPRRHPGGGYDWPLRAAGGYDRGVYGGDYPGFGGYPGGGEGIHYGGVRPSRGRGYDGGYYVQGPLSAEEAYRRREVARWGGGGGHEGREREEEWQGPVGDSEVAQLVRERIRRDTHLDGERIKVSAHRGVVTLTGEVDDYLEARYAWDDAWESPGVRGVVSDLAVRTADKAAFSEAAER, from the coding sequence ATGCTTCGCTACGATGAAAGCTACGGTCCGCCGCCGCGCCCGCGCATGCCGCGCCGCCACCCCGGCGGGGGCTACGACTGGCCGCTACGGGCGGCGGGCGGCTACGATCGCGGCGTGTACGGCGGCGACTATCCCGGCTTCGGCGGCTATCCCGGCGGGGGCGAGGGCATTCACTACGGCGGCGTCCGCCCCTCTCGCGGGCGTGGGTACGACGGCGGCTACTACGTGCAGGGCCCGCTCTCGGCCGAGGAGGCGTACCGGCGGCGGGAGGTCGCGAGGTGGGGCGGCGGGGGCGGGCACGAAGGGCGGGAGAGGGAAGAGGAGTGGCAGGGGCCGGTGGGCGACTCGGAGGTGGCGCAGCTCGTCCGCGAGCGAATCCGGCGCGACACGCACCTGGACGGCGAGCGCATCAAGGTCTCCGCGCATCGCGGCGTGGTCACGCTCACGGGCGAGGTGGACGACTACCTGGAGGCCCGCTACGCCTGGGACGACGCGTGGGAGTCCCCCGGCGTTCGCGGCGTCGTCAGCGACCTCGCTGTCCGCACCGCCGACAAGGCCGCATTTTCCGAAGCCGCCGAGCGGTAG
- the gpmI gene encoding 2,3-bisphosphoglycerate-independent phosphoglycerate mutase: protein MILDGWGLREPTPDNAVTCANAPTWRHLWTEGAYPRAKLTTHGPAVGLPEGQMGNSEVGHLNLGAGRVVMQSLMRISKAIESGEMGRSSALLDLFDHLKETGGTLHLMGLIGPGGVHAVDEHLLALCELAEREKMPNVRVHVFLDGRDTPPQSARDYLTELFGRANGGKGCKVATLTGRYFAMDRDRRWERTEKAYRAIVRGEGVQVRDPLEAITAAYEAGETDEFVQPRVMVGDDGQPVGPVRDGDGVLFFNFRADRARQLTRALADDNFDAFDRGPGAPRVRLVTMTQYDAEFPVPALFPPQPMTNILADVLQQHGLHSFRTAETEKYPHVTYFFNGGTEEAPEGEDRRLVQSPKVATYDLQPEMSEPDVAQGLVEAIRSRKYDSIVCNFANPDMVGHTGVLRAAIKAVEAVDGGLGQVVDACRETGTTLLVTADHGNCEQMWDPTTNGPHTAHTTNPVGIVLVEPDERRKAEALADGALCDVAPTILGLLGIPQPAEMTGRDLRRPASRGRSSPAGA, encoded by the coding sequence GTGATCCTGGACGGCTGGGGCCTGCGCGAGCCCACGCCGGACAACGCCGTCACCTGCGCCAACGCGCCCACGTGGCGCCACCTGTGGACGGAGGGCGCCTACCCGCGCGCGAAGCTGACCACGCACGGCCCCGCCGTCGGCCTCCCCGAGGGGCAGATGGGCAACAGCGAGGTGGGCCACCTAAACCTGGGCGCCGGGCGCGTAGTGATGCAGTCGCTGATGCGCATCTCCAAGGCGATCGAATCCGGCGAGATGGGCCGCAGCTCCGCGCTTCTCGACCTCTTCGATCACCTGAAGGAGACCGGCGGAACGCTTCACCTCATGGGCCTGATCGGCCCCGGCGGGGTGCACGCGGTGGACGAGCACCTGCTGGCGCTGTGCGAGCTGGCCGAGCGGGAGAAGATGCCCAACGTGCGCGTCCACGTCTTCCTGGACGGCCGCGACACGCCGCCGCAGTCCGCCCGCGACTACCTGACGGAGCTGTTCGGCCGCGCGAACGGCGGCAAGGGCTGCAAGGTGGCGACGCTCACCGGGCGCTACTTCGCGATGGACCGCGACCGCCGCTGGGAGCGCACCGAGAAGGCGTACCGCGCCATCGTGCGCGGCGAGGGCGTGCAGGTGCGTGACCCGCTGGAGGCGATCACCGCGGCGTACGAGGCGGGAGAGACGGACGAGTTCGTGCAGCCGCGGGTGATGGTGGGCGACGACGGGCAGCCGGTGGGCCCCGTGCGCGACGGCGACGGCGTCCTCTTCTTCAACTTCCGCGCGGACCGCGCCCGCCAGCTCACCCGCGCCCTGGCGGACGATAACTTCGACGCCTTCGACCGCGGACCCGGCGCCCCGCGCGTGCGGCTGGTGACGATGACGCAGTACGACGCGGAGTTCCCGGTCCCGGCGCTCTTCCCGCCGCAGCCGATGACGAACATCCTGGCCGACGTGCTCCAGCAGCACGGCCTGCACAGCTTCCGCACGGCCGAGACGGAGAAGTACCCGCACGTCACGTACTTCTTCAATGGCGGGACGGAAGAGGCGCCCGAAGGCGAGGACCGCCGCCTGGTGCAGTCGCCCAAGGTCGCCACGTACGACCTGCAGCCGGAGATGAGCGAGCCCGACGTGGCGCAGGGGCTGGTGGAGGCCATCCGCTCGCGGAAGTACGACTCCATCGTCTGCAACTTCGCCAACCCGGACATGGTGGGCCACACGGGCGTGCTGCGCGCCGCCATCAAGGCGGTCGAGGCGGTGGACGGCGGGCTGGGGCAGGTGGTGGACGCATGCCGCGAGACGGGCACGACGCTGCTGGTGACGGCCGACCACGGCAACTGCGAGCAGATGTGGGACCCCACGACCAACGGACCGCACACCGCGCACACGACCAACCCGGTGGGCATCGTCCTCGTGGAGCCGGACGAGCGACGGAAGGCGGAGGCGCTCGCGGACGGCGCGCTGTGCGACGTGGCGCCCACCATCCTGGGCCTGCTGGGCATCCCCCAGCCGGCGGAGATGACCGGCCGAGACCTGCGCCGCCCCGCATCTCGCGGCCGCTCTTCTCCCGCGGGCGCGTAG